In one Gemmatimonadota bacterium genomic region, the following are encoded:
- the mscL gene encoding large conductance mechanosensitive channel protein MscL, producing the protein MWSDFKAFIMRGNVLDLAVAVVIGAAFGVVVKSLVDDVIMPPIGLLLGHVDFSNLYVLLKDGVKSAPPYASLADAKAAGAVTLNYGIFVNNIITFLIVALAIFLVVRSANKVYKKPAAAVTTKPCPFCAMDIPIAATRCPHCTSELKAA; encoded by the coding sequence ATGTGGAGTGACTTCAAGGCATTCATCATGCGCGGCAACGTACTTGACCTGGCCGTTGCGGTAGTGATCGGAGCGGCGTTCGGCGTTGTGGTAAAGTCTCTCGTCGACGACGTGATCATGCCACCCATCGGCCTCCTGCTGGGCCACGTTGATTTCTCCAACCTGTACGTGCTCCTGAAGGATGGCGTAAAGTCAGCTCCGCCTTACGCCTCGCTCGCTGATGCGAAAGCAGCTGGCGCCGTGACGCTGAACTACGGAATATTCGTCAATAACATCATCACGTTCCTCATCGTCGCACTCGCAATCTTCCTGGTCGTGCGCTCGGCAAACAAGGTTTACAAGAAGCCCGCAGCGGCTGTCACCACCAAGCCGTGCCCGTTCTGCGCGATGGACATCCCGATCGCGGCAACCCGGTGCCCGCACTGCACGTCGGAGCTGAAAGCAGCGTAG